CACCAGCTTTGCTCTATTTCAAGTTTAATATTTTCCTCGTATTCTTTTTCAGTTAGTTTCGATTGAGCCAGTTCTAATTTAGCCTGCTTAACTTTGGATGGCGTTCGCCATGAATCGAATAGCGGAACTGAAATCATCAGCCCCGAAAATGAGCTCCTCCTCCAATCATCGCTGCCGGGCCATCTGTTGTTATCATATTGCGCCTGGTATTGAAGCGTCGTTAAAAAGTTTATCGATGGTCTATAGCCTGCTTTAGCGACTGATACCGCTTTTTTCAACATTTTGGTTTGAAGTCTCATCATATCAATTTCCGGTCTTTTTTCTATGCAGGCAGTTTTCGCCGAATCAATATCAATATCAGGCATCAAATAAAGAACGCTGTCCATGCTGAATATTAGCTTGTTGTTTTCATTTTCCGGCAAACCAATAAGATTATTTAAGGCTTTATGGGAAATTTTCGAGTTAGCTTCTGCTTCAATAAACCCGGGCTTGATATTAGCTGCTCTGACTTTAGCCATTAAAACATCATAGTCGGATACAATCCCCTGGGCGGCCATTTTTTCCACAACATCCAGTCCATCCTCGGCAAGCTCTACGGATTGTCTGGTTACCCTTAAAAGCTCATCCGCCATAACTGCTAACCAGAAGGATCTAATGACATTAAGTTTTAACGACCTTTTTTTCATTTCCAGCTGCCGGGATGAGAATTTTTTATACATCTTGGCGATGCCCCAGGCTGTGAATACCCGCCCGCCGTTGTAAATCGGCTGGGTAACAGTCAAATCAGCTCTAAAGCTATTGACCGTACCCATTGGAAATTCCTGCTGCTGGCCATTAAAATCAATGATGAAAGAAGGTAGCTCCCAATTATGTATAACATTCAGACCGGCATTTAATTGAGGGAAAGCTGAGGCTTTTACCTCCGTAACCCTATTCTTAGCTTTTTCAAGGTCTTTTTCAGCCTTAAGGTAGGATTCATTGTTTTGCAAAGCTAATTCTATCGCCTCATTTATAGTAAGCTCTGATTGGGCAAACAATGATGAAGATGCAAAAAGTATAATTAATATCAGTAAGCCAAGTGTTTTAAGATTCA
The DNA window shown above is from Candidatus Zixiibacteriota bacterium and carries:
- a CDS encoding TolC family protein, which codes for MNLKTLGLLILIILFASSSLFAQSELTINEAIELALQNNESYLKAEKDLEKAKNRVTEVKASAFPQLNAGLNVIHNWELPSFIIDFNGQQQEFPMGTVNSFRADLTVTQPIYNGGRVFTAWGIAKMYKKFSSRQLEMKKRSLKLNVIRSFWLAVMADELLRVTRQSVELAEDGLDVVEKMAAQGIVSDYDVLMAKVRAANIKPGFIEAEANSKISHKALNNLIGLPENENNKLIFSMDSVLYLMPDIDIDSAKTACIEKRPEIDMMRLQTKMLKKAVSVAKAGYRPSINFLTTLQYQAQYDNNRWPGSDDWRRSSFSGLMISVPLFDSWRTPSKVKQAKLELAQSKLTEKEYEENIKLEIEQSWWNYQKARESLAAGGQAVEMSKRGLEIARVRYENGVGTQLEYFESEVALSIAEINRIKAFYNLATGYAALQKALGEDNLLK